The Candidatus Desulfatibia profunda genome includes the window GGAGGCCTCTCCGGTGGCCTTCATCGGCGGGTCCGCCGGACCCACGACAATCGACCTTGCCGCCAAGCTGGCGCCTCACCTCCTTGGTGCCAATGCCCTGGCAGCCTATTCTTACATGGCCATGGTACCCCTGATCCAGCCGCCCATCATGCGCCTGATGACCACCCCCGAGCAGCGCCGGATCAAGATGCGGCAGCTCAGGCCTGTATCGGCTCGGGAAAAGCTTTTCTTTCCCCTCATTGCCACTATTTTCATCATCATTCTTATCCCGGCGGTGGCCCCCTTGATGGGAATGTTCATGTTCGGAAATTTCATGCGCGAGTGCGGGGTGGTAAAGCGTCTTTCCGATACGGCCCAAAACGCCATGATGAATATTGTGACCATCCTTTTGGGGCTTTCGGTGGGAGCAACCATGCAGGCCGAGGTCTTTCTGAACTGGAAGCCGATGCTCATCTTCGGTTTCGGCCTGCTGGACTTTGTCATATGCACCTTCGGCGGCATCCTTACAGTCCACATCATGAACCTGTTTTTAAAAGAAAAAATGAACCCCCTGATCGGCTCAGCCGGGGTTTCGGCCGTACCGATGGCCGCCCGCGTTTCTCAAGTAGAAGGTCTCAAGGCCGACCCTGACAACTGGCTGATCATGCACGCCATGGGCCCTAACCTGGCGGGCGTGATCGGCTCAGCATCGGCCGCCGGCATGTTCATCGCCATGTTCATGTAGGAGGAGATGATGACAAAAACAACCAAAAGATTTTTTACCAGAATTCTTTGGACGGGGCTCATTCCCGCATTGTTGCTGATCGCTGCAATTCCGCGGAGCGCCACCGGGATCTCGTTCGGTGAGGATTTGGAGAAACCCAGACCCGAATTTGTCCGCGAGGGTAATAAGATCACGGCCAAACTCATTCCGCGTGCAAAAAGCACCAGCGTTCTGATTCATTTTAAGGCTGCGGGCGGCAATCTCGCCGAAGTTGAAGGCATGGACTTTGCGGAGGCCAAGCATCCCGGCGTGGATAACAAAGACTTCAAATCCGAACTGTTTGTAATCAAAATCAACCAGATAACCCCGGGCGCCGAAGTCAAGGTCTCCATAACATCGGCTTTTTTCACCAGTTCGACCCAATTCTGGGTATTTAACAAACAACTAAAAGCGCCCTGGACGAACGCTGAAGCCCAAAACTTGAGCCACCCCGATTTGGTCCAGGAACTGGTGATTGCTGTCAAAGACGGCGGACCTTTCGACAGCGACGGGGTTGCCGACGGCCGGATTACCTTCGTGGGGGGGGTCAAGGACTCTTTTTGGGGTTACGCTCTGGGAACCCTTTTTATCCGGTTTTTCGGTATCTTCCTGGTCCTCGGCGTCCTCATGATCGGCATGATCCTTTCGGGCAAGATCTTCCAGCTCGTTGACAAGAAGGCGTTCGCAGCCGAAAAAAGGATTGAACCCCAGTTCGGCGCTGCCCAAGAGGACGTCGGACCTGCCGAGATTGAAGAAAAAGTCAGCCCGGAACTGGCAACAGCCGTTTCCTTGGCACTTCATATGCATTTTTCGTCGCTCCGATGCCAGGAGCCTGTTTATTTTTTCACTCCGGAGGTCACGCCTTGGGCCCGCCAGGGGCGTGAACGCCTCATGAACGCCAGATTCGCAATCCTTAACCGCGGTAATCGCTTACAAAATCGGTGAGGTTTTTAGATGAAATACAAAATTGCCATCAGCGCACAAAAGTTTGAGATAGAAATCGGTGAAATCAGGGAAGGCATCGCCCAGGTAAACGTCAACGGAGAACCCTTTGAAGTTCTGATTGAAAACTACGCCGAGGTCGCTCCCGGCGCAGCACCTTTACAGCCGGCACCGGCTCGTATTGCTGCACCGGCCGCTCCTGCGGCGCCGGCACCGGCTGCGGCCCGGGAAGCTGCTCCGGCTGCCCCCAAAGTGGCTGCACCGGCCCGTGCTGCTGCTCCGGCCGTTGCAGCCACACCAAAGCCCGCGGCTCCGCCGGCAGCCCCCGCCCCCAAGCGGGCCGTTGGGAAGGGAGAAATCATCGCTCCCATTCCCGGACGCATTATGGCCATCAAAGTTCAGGTAGGGAGCCGGGTAAGCGCAGGGCAGACCGTGGTGACCATGGAAGCCATGAAGATGGAAAACAATATTATCAGTCCCGTGGACGGCACGGTTCAGGAAATCCGGGTTCAGAAAGATTCGGAGGTCGCCACCGGCCAGGTGATCATGGTCATCGGATAGTCCATGGAAACGACAGCCATGTTTAAAAAAGTCCTGGCGGCAACCGATCTGGTCACAATTTGCGATTCACCGGTTTTGACCGGGGCCAAAATTGCCAGGCAAAACAATGCCAAATTGTATATTCTGCATGTGCTCGAATCAGCATCTCCCAAAGATCGGCATTTGGTAAAACATTATAAAACCGGACAGGAAATCCCGGCCGGAAAAGCGTACGAACAAACCGTTAAAAAGGAAATAAACAGAATCTATCAGCAAGCCCTGGAGTCCTGCGACGACTTTGAAATCAAAATTACCATAGGTTTTCCCTGGAAGGAAATTATTAGATGGGCCAGGGCAGAGGAAACCGACTTGATCGTTCTGGGGCCGCATTCGCTCAGGGCCCGGGAAAAGGGAGTGGTAAGGGTAACCGGAAAGATCGGGAGTACCATCGAAGGCGTTTTAAGGCGGGAAAATTGTCCCGTAATGATCGTCAACAAGCCGGTTCCAAATGAAAAGCTGAAGTTTAAAAACGTCATGGTAAGTATCGACTTTTCCAGGTCCTGTGAATGTGCCTTGGCGTTTGCCATCAAAATAGCGCAAAAATTCAGCTCAACACTTTTCCTGTTTCACATGCTGCCGGTACCGCCTTACCCCAAATATTCCCGCCGGGATTATGAAGCGGATATTAAAAATTTGAAGAAACGACTTGAAGTTTTTTGTCAAGACATCCCGGCTGAGATCGATCATCAATACCATCTTTGGGGGGGGGCCTTACCTCATTTGGAGATTCTAAAAGGTGCTGAAAAGCATGCGATCGACCTTATTGTGATGGGTTCGCATACCAAAGAAAAGACCGGAAAATGGTATCTAGGCAGTGTTGTCGAACAAGTAAGCTGCAAGTCTGTGTGCCCGGTTGTCGTTGTCACAGATCCCGGGGTTTTGTTGCCGTGGGAAGACGATCTGAAGGATAAAACCCAAGCGGACAGGGAAATCGACCGGCTGATCCATGTTTTCAGCAGCAAACAAAGCGGTTAAGGTACCCTTTCCTCCAACAAAATTTTTCTATTCATCAAAATTAAAGATTTGATCATTTATTAATAGGAATGCCCCATCCGGAAATTTGTTCAGCAAGTCGCGCCGTTTTTCCTCCGGGAGTGGCATGGGCAAAGTAAACCTCATCGGCCAGAGCGGCTACCAGTTTATTGCGCTGTTCTGAGAGTACGGCAGTGAAGCGGCGCTGCGAGGACTCAAAGGGGGATAAGAGCAAAATCCGGCCTGCTTCAATGCCCCCTCGCCATTCCATTGGAATTCTCATCCTTTCAAGGCTGCGCGCAGGACAGATAATGATCGGCTGAACACCGCGCAGCAATATCTGGAGGCATTCTTTTTCAATAGGCGAATGAAAACCACTGATAACGCATCGGCCCTGGTTGCGCCATTTTTGGGCCTGATCCATGGCCTTAAGGATGGCATCGCCCGGGCAGCTTTTAGAGCAGAAAAGCGCGGTTTTTGGGATATTGATCAAATCCAGGCAGCCGATTGCCCAAAGTCGGACAGGAGCATCTTTACCCAGACGTTTGTCCAGCAGATCCGGGTAGGATTGGCTATTGCGGACAATCACCTGCAATTTTAGCAAAGATCCAACTATCTTCCTCCCAGCCATTCGTTACCCGTCCCATGCGGTGCTTGATTAAGCACCGCTTACCGATTAGGGTAAAAGACTTACCGGTTACTTACCGATTGCCGCCACTGTAAACGTACCACACACTCCGTCCCTTCCCGATTTGTCAAATACTAGGACGCGACCCGGGATGGTGCACTCGGCATCATCAGGATTTGGACAGTTCCATCTCATCAGACTCCGGGGGACGCGATGCCGGCGCCGTTTCAAAAAGAAGCCTTCCCGTATCCAGTTTCGGAGTCCTTTTGGACAGGTAAAGCATTTCGATACCGACCACATGGTTATCGGCGTTATAGTCCACAATAATTCCGGGTGAAACCTCTTCCGATTCCACGGCATCCGATTCATCAAGGGTCAGATATAGAGCATCGGCTTCATTATCAATTTTAAGTTTCATAGCTTACCTCTGATCTTACGGTCAAAAAAAAGTGTTACCACTCGTATAGGGTTTGTATGGGGATTGATTATAACACGAAGCACACGATTTTCACACTCGGAAATTTCCGCCAGCCGGTGTTCCAGTATTGGATCGGTTGCGTCCGGCTCAATTCGCTGAGGGAATGCCAGCACCCGCCCCAGCCATTCCTTTTTAATCTTGCGCTTGACCAGTGCATCCTCGGCATGATGGGTTAATTTATAGTTTATCATTCGGCCGCCCCCTCGCTGGCCGTCTCACGGCCCATGCGGTATTTTATGTCGTAGTTGATTGGTTCAAACCATCGTATCCTACATTTGATTTTATCAGCTCGGCCCACCCACCCGATTTGCCAAATGTCAAGAAGCGCTCCCGGTCACGATTGATAAATAGCTGCTATCTGCTTTCGACAGCTTCTGTAATCACTTTTAAACCTGATACAAATTGAAAATCTTTAGCATTATGAGTTACCAAGGGAACCGAATGCCTTAAAGCGCAGGCGGCAATCCAGGCATCGCTAAATGAAATCGGCCGGCCGTTGCGCTCGCAGTCAACAAGAATCCGTGCATAGGTCTTTGCTGTTTCATAATCATAAGGAATTACAAGGAAGTTGCGTAAAGTGGTTTCGAGCCTTAAACGCCGTTGCGCTCCCCACCGAGCCTTTTCAGCCCCATAGAAAAGCTCACCAACCGTAATAAAAGAGATAGCGAGAAGATTACCCTGGAGATGTTTTACATATGCTTGCGCTTCGGCCTGCCCCCGCATCATATAGGATACGATGTTGGTATCGATCACAACCTTTGGCGCAGTCATGGCCTGTCCTCCGTAAGCACATCACGCTTTCGGAGGTCATTTACAATTTTTTCAAAACCATCATCCGGATCGCCCGGCCAGGTTCCGAAAAGCTTGGTAATGTCA containing:
- a CDS encoding sodium ion-translocating decarboxylase subunit beta; this encodes EASPVAFIGGSAGPTTIDLAAKLAPHLLGANALAAYSYMAMVPLIQPPIMRLMTTPEQRRIKMRQLRPVSAREKLFFPLIATIFIIILIPAVAPLMGMFMFGNFMRECGVVKRLSDTAQNAMMNIVTILLGLSVGATMQAEVFLNWKPMLIFGFGLLDFVICTFGGILTVHIMNLFLKEKMNPLIGSAGVSAVPMAARVSQVEGLKADPDNWLIMHAMGPNLAGVIGSASAAGMFIAMFM
- a CDS encoding OadG family protein, with protein sequence MMTKTTKRFFTRILWTGLIPALLLIAAIPRSATGISFGEDLEKPRPEFVREGNKITAKLIPRAKSTSVLIHFKAAGGNLAEVEGMDFAEAKHPGVDNKDFKSELFVIKINQITPGAEVKVSITSAFFTSSTQFWVFNKQLKAPWTNAEAQNLSHPDLVQELVIAVKDGGPFDSDGVADGRITFVGGVKDSFWGYALGTLFIRFFGIFLVLGVLMIGMILSGKIFQLVDKKAFAAEKRIEPQFGAAQEDVGPAEIEEKVSPELATAVSLALHMHFSSLRCQEPVYFFTPEVTPWARQGRERLMNARFAILNRGNRLQNR
- a CDS encoding acetyl-CoA carboxylase biotin carboxyl carrier protein subunit (composes the biotin carboxyl carrier protein subunit of the acetyl-CoA carboxylase complex, the enzyme that catalyzes the carboxylation of acetyl-CoA to malonyl-CoA, which in turn controls the rate of fatty acid metabolism) → MKYKIAISAQKFEIEIGEIREGIAQVNVNGEPFEVLIENYAEVAPGAAPLQPAPARIAAPAAPAAPAPAAAREAAPAAPKVAAPARAAAPAVAATPKPAAPPAAPAPKRAVGKGEIIAPIPGRIMAIKVQVGSRVSAGQTVVTMEAMKMENNIISPVDGTVQEIRVQKDSEVATGQVIMVIG
- a CDS encoding universal stress protein, with translation MFKKVLAATDLVTICDSPVLTGAKIARQNNAKLYILHVLESASPKDRHLVKHYKTGQEIPAGKAYEQTVKKEINRIYQQALESCDDFEIKITIGFPWKEIIRWARAEETDLIVLGPHSLRAREKGVVRVTGKIGSTIEGVLRRENCPVMIVNKPVPNEKLKFKNVMVSIDFSRSCECALAFAIKIAQKFSSTLFLFHMLPVPPYPKYSRRDYEADIKNLKKRLEVFCQDIPAEIDHQYHLWGGALPHLEILKGAEKHAIDLIVMGSHTKEKTGKWYLGSVVEQVSCKSVCPVVVVTDPGVLLPWEDDLKDKTQADREIDRLIHVFSSKQSG
- a CDS encoding DNA-processing protein DprA: MAGRKIVGSLLKLQVIVRNSQSYPDLLDKRLGKDAPVRLWAIGCLDLINIPKTALFCSKSCPGDAILKAMDQAQKWRNQGRCVISGFHSPIEKECLQILLRGVQPIIICPARSLERMRIPMEWRGGIEAGRILLLSPFESSQRRFTAVLSEQRNKLVAALADEVYFAHATPGGKTARLAEQISGWGIPINK
- a CDS encoding DUF2283 domain-containing protein, whose product is MKLKIDNEADALYLTLDESDAVESEEVSPGIIVDYNADNHVVGIEMLYLSKRTPKLDTGRLLFETAPASRPPESDEMELSKS
- a CDS encoding DUF4258 domain-containing protein, coding for MINYKLTHHAEDALVKRKIKKEWLGRVLAFPQRIEPDATDPILEHRLAEISECENRVLRVIINPHTNPIRVVTLFFDRKIRGKL
- a CDS encoding type II toxin-antitoxin system VapC family toxin; translated protein: MTAPKVVIDTNIVSYMMRGQAEAQAYVKHLQGNLLAISFITVGELFYGAEKARWGAQRRLRLETTLRNFLVIPYDYETAKTYARILVDCERNGRPISFSDAWIAACALRHSVPLVTHNAKDFQFVSGLKVITEAVESR